One part of the Sphingopyxis sp. TUF1 genome encodes these proteins:
- the rpoC gene encoding DNA-directed RNA polymerase subunit beta', giving the protein MNQLTNFMNPVAKPETFDMIKIGIASPERIRSWSFGEIKKPETINYRTFKPERDGLFCARIFGPIKDYECLCGKYKRMKYKGIVCEKCGVEVTVTKVRRERMGHIELAAPVAHIWFLKSLPSRIGLLLDMQLKQLERVLYFEAYIVLEPGLTPLEKFQLLTEDELLDAQDEYGEDAFSAGIGAEAIRVLLENLDLEQERVDLMEELATTKSELKPKKIIKRLKVVESFIDSGNRPEWMILEVVPVIPPELRPLVPLDGGRFATSDLNDLYRRVINRNNRLKRLMELRAPDIIVRNEKRMLQEAVDALFDNGRRGRTITGANKRPLKSLSDMLKGKQGRFRQNLLGKRVDYSGRSVIVTGPELKLHQCGLPKKMALELFKPFIYARLDAKGLSMTLKQAKKWVEKERKEVWDILDEVIREHPVLLNRAPTLHRLGIQAFEPVLIEGKAIQLHPLVCAAFNADFDGDQMAVHVPLSLEAQLEARVLMMSTNNILSPANGKPIIVPSQDMVLGLYYLSLEREGEPGEGMLLADMAEVHQALHIGAVTLHSKVISRVPQTDEQGNEYLKRFETTPGRMLIGECLPKSHTVPFDVVNRLLTKKEIGDVIDQVYRHTGQKETVLFADAIMALGFRNAFKAGISFGKDDMIIPASKEGMVDETRALVKDFEQQYQDGLITQQEKYNKAIDAWSQCGDKVANAMMDEIRATPKLPDGRLAPINSIYMMAHSGARGSQAQMKQLAGMRGLMAKPSGEIIETPIISNFKEGLTVLEYFNSTHGARKGLADTALKTANSGYLTRRLVDVSQDCVVIEEDCGTTRGMEMRAIIQGGSTIASLGERILGRTTLEDVVDKDGNVIAPVGTLLDEPTTQRIEDAEVQSVKIRSPLVCEATLGVCGKCYGRDLARGTPVNIGEAVGVIAAQSIGEPGTQLTMRTFHIGGAAQVNEQSNAEAISDGTIEYRDMATIVDQRGRRLALSRSGEIAIIDSEGRERASHKLPYGAQIMHKDGEKVKKGDRIAEWDPFTMPLITEKQGVVKYQDLLDGKTLVEQVDEATGIAQRVVIEYRSAGRAKKEDLQPRLTLLDDQSGEAARYLLAVGTMLSVEDGQTVQAGDVLARVSREASKTRDITGGLPRVAELFEARIPKDNSVIAKISGRIEFVKDYKAKRKIAIVPEEGDPIEYLIPKSKVLEVQEGDMVKRGDALISGSPNPHDILDVMGVEALAEYLVAEIQEVYRLQGVKINDKHIEVIVRQMLQKVEITDGGDTTLLPGEQLDYLEMMEYNAKLPKNGKPAEGRPVLLGITKASLQTRSFVSAASFQETTRVLTEASVQGKIDSLQGLKENVIVGRLIPAGTGAAMNRVRVTASSKDAALRAAMRAANQEHLIAPATAAEEHAAELAQGPEAAIGDDPLGKVQGEDFTTDDVMVEERPEGDSEA; this is encoded by the coding sequence ATGAACCAGCTTACCAACTTCATGAACCCGGTCGCGAAGCCCGAAACCTTCGACATGATCAAGATCGGCATCGCGAGCCCGGAACGCATCCGCTCGTGGTCGTTCGGCGAGATCAAGAAGCCCGAAACGATCAACTATCGCACGTTCAAGCCCGAGCGTGACGGCCTGTTCTGCGCGCGCATCTTCGGTCCGATCAAGGATTATGAATGCCTGTGCGGCAAGTACAAGCGCATGAAATACAAGGGCATCGTCTGCGAGAAATGCGGTGTCGAAGTCACGGTGACCAAGGTCCGCCGCGAGCGCATGGGCCATATCGAGCTCGCCGCGCCCGTCGCACACATCTGGTTCCTGAAGTCGCTGCCCTCGCGCATCGGCCTGCTGCTCGACATGCAGCTGAAGCAGCTCGAGCGCGTGCTGTATTTCGAAGCCTATATCGTCCTTGAGCCGGGCCTGACCCCGCTCGAGAAGTTCCAGTTGCTGACCGAAGACGAACTGCTCGACGCGCAGGACGAATATGGCGAAGACGCCTTCTCGGCCGGCATCGGCGCCGAGGCGATCCGCGTTCTGCTCGAAAATCTCGATCTGGAGCAGGAACGCGTCGACCTGATGGAAGAGCTTGCGACCACCAAGTCGGAGCTCAAGCCCAAGAAGATCATCAAGCGCCTGAAGGTCGTCGAGAGCTTCATCGATTCGGGCAACCGTCCCGAGTGGATGATCCTGGAAGTCGTCCCCGTGATCCCGCCCGAACTGCGCCCGCTGGTGCCGCTCGACGGCGGCCGCTTCGCGACCTCGGATCTCAACGACCTCTATCGCCGCGTGATCAACCGCAACAATCGTCTGAAAAGGCTGATGGAACTGCGCGCGCCGGACATCATCGTCCGCAACGAAAAGCGCATGTTGCAGGAAGCGGTCGACGCGCTGTTCGATAACGGCCGCCGCGGCCGCACGATCACCGGCGCCAACAAGCGTCCGCTGAAGTCGCTGTCCGACATGCTGAAGGGCAAGCAGGGCCGCTTCCGTCAGAACCTGCTCGGCAAGCGCGTCGACTATTCGGGTCGTTCGGTCATCGTGACCGGCCCTGAACTCAAGCTGCACCAGTGCGGCCTGCCGAAGAAGATGGCGCTCGAGCTGTTCAAGCCATTCATCTATGCGCGCCTCGACGCCAAGGGTCTGTCGATGACCCTGAAGCAGGCGAAGAAGTGGGTCGAAAAGGAACGCAAGGAAGTCTGGGACATCCTCGACGAAGTCATTCGCGAGCACCCGGTCCTGCTGAACCGCGCGCCGACGCTCCACCGCCTGGGCATTCAGGCGTTCGAGCCCGTGCTGATCGAAGGCAAGGCGATCCAGCTGCACCCGCTGGTCTGCGCCGCGTTCAACGCCGACTTCGACGGTGACCAGATGGCGGTTCACGTGCCGCTGTCGCTGGAAGCGCAGCTCGAAGCGCGCGTGCTGATGATGTCGACCAACAACATCCTCAGCCCCGCGAACGGCAAGCCGATTATCGTGCCGTCGCAGGACATGGTGCTTGGTCTCTATTATCTGTCGCTGGAGCGCGAAGGCGAGCCGGGCGAAGGCATGTTGCTCGCCGACATGGCCGAAGTCCATCAGGCGCTGCACATCGGGGCGGTCACGCTGCACTCGAAGGTCATCAGCCGCGTCCCGCAGACCGACGAGCAGGGCAATGAGTATCTGAAGCGGTTCGAAACCACGCCGGGCCGTATGCTGATCGGCGAATGCCTGCCGAAGTCGCACACGGTGCCCTTCGACGTTGTCAACCGCCTTCTGACCAAGAAGGAAATCGGCGACGTGATCGACCAGGTCTATCGCCACACCGGCCAGAAGGAGACGGTGCTGTTCGCCGACGCCATCATGGCGCTGGGCTTCCGCAACGCGTTCAAGGCGGGCATCTCGTTCGGCAAGGATGACATGATCATTCCGGCCTCGAAGGAAGGGATGGTCGACGAAACCCGCGCGCTGGTGAAGGATTTCGAGCAGCAGTATCAGGACGGCCTGATCACGCAGCAGGAAAAGTACAACAAGGCGATCGATGCCTGGTCGCAGTGCGGTGACAAGGTCGCGAACGCGATGATGGACGAAATCCGCGCAACGCCGAAGCTGCCCGACGGCCGTCTGGCTCCGATCAACTCCATCTATATGATGGCGCATTCGGGTGCCCGTGGCAGCCAAGCGCAGATGAAGCAGCTCGCGGGTATGCGCGGTCTGATGGCCAAGCCGTCGGGCGAGATCATCGAAACGCCGATCATCTCGAACTTCAAGGAAGGCCTGACCGTTCTCGAGTATTTCAACTCGACGCACGGTGCGCGCAAGGGCCTTGCTGATACGGCGCTCAAGACGGCGAACTCGGGGTATCTGACCCGCCGTCTGGTCGACGTGTCGCAGGATTGCGTCGTGATCGAGGAAGATTGCGGCACGACCCGCGGCATGGAAATGCGCGCGATCATCCAGGGCGGTTCGACGATCGCCTCGCTGGGCGAGCGCATCCTTGGCCGCACGACGCTCGAAGATGTCGTCGACAAGGACGGCAATGTCATCGCGCCTGTGGGCACGCTGCTCGACGAGCCGACGACGCAGCGGATCGAGGACGCCGAAGTCCAGTCGGTCAAGATCCGGTCGCCGCTGGTCTGCGAAGCGACGCTGGGTGTCTGCGGCAAATGCTATGGCCGCGACCTTGCACGCGGTACGCCGGTGAACATTGGTGAAGCTGTCGGCGTTATCGCCGCGCAGTCGATCGGTGAACCCGGCACGCAGCTGACGATGCGGACCTTCCACATCGGTGGTGCGGCGCAGGTCAACGAGCAGTCGAACGCCGAAGCGATTTCGGACGGCACGATCGAATATCGCGATATGGCGACGATCGTCGACCAGCGCGGCCGCCGTCTGGCGCTGTCGCGTTCGGGCGAAATCGCGATCATCGACAGCGAAGGCCGCGAACGCGCTTCACACAAGCTGCCCTATGGTGCGCAGATCATGCACAAGGACGGTGAGAAGGTGAAGAAGGGCGACCGGATTGCCGAATGGGATCCGTTCACCATGCCGCTCATCACCGAAAAGCAGGGCGTCGTGAAATATCAGGACTTGCTGGATGGCAAGACGCTGGTCGAACAGGTCGACGAAGCGACGGGCATCGCCCAGCGCGTCGTGATCGAATATCGTTCGGCGGGCCGCGCCAAGAAGGAAGACCTGCAGCCGCGCCTGACCTTGCTCGACGATCAGTCGGGCGAAGCCGCGCGCTATCTGCTCGCGGTGGGCACGATGCTGTCGGTCGAGGACGGTCAGACGGTGCAGGCGGGCGACGTGCTGGCGCGCGTCAGCCGCGAAGCGTCGAAGACGCGCGACATCACCGGCGGTCTGCCGCGTGTTGCCGAGCTGTTCGAAGCGCGCATTCCGAAGGACAACAGCGTTATCGCGAAGATCAGCGGCCGCATTGAATTCGTCAAGGATTACAAGGCGAAGCGCAAGATCGCGATCGTTCCGGAAGAAGGCGATCCGATCGAATATCTGATCCCCAAGTCGAAGGTGCTGGAAGTGCAGGAAGGCGACATGGTCAAGCGCGGCGATGCGCTGATTTCGGGCTCGCCGAACCCGCACGACATTCTCGATGTCATGGGCGTCGAGGCGCTGGCCGAATATCTGGTCGCGGAAATCCAGGAAGTCTATCGACTCCAGGGCGTGAAGATCAACGACAAGCACATCGAGGTGATCGTTCGCCAGATGCTGCAGAAGGTCGAGATCACCGACGGCGGCGACACCACGCTGCTGCCGGGCGAGCAGCTCGATTATCTGGAGATGATGGAATATAACGCCAAGCTGCCGAAGAATGGCAAGCCGGCCGAAGGCCGTCCGGTCCTCCTCGGCATCACCAAGGCGAGCCTGCAAACGCGCAGCTTCGTTTCGGCAGCGTCCTTCCAGGAAACGACCCGCGTCCTCACCGAAGCGTCGGTGCAGGGCAAGATCGACTCGCTGCAGGGCCTCAAGGAAAATGTCATCGTCGGCCGCCTCATCCCGGCGGGTACCGGCGCGGCCATGAACCGTGTTCGCGTCACCGCCTCGTCGAAGGATGCCGCGCTGCGCGCCGCGATGCGCGCCGCGAACCAGGAGCATCTGATCGCTCCGGCGACCGCTGCCGAGGAACATGCGGCCGAACTGGCGCAGGGCCCCGAAGCGGCTATCGGCGACGATCCGCTGGGCAAGGTGCAGGGCGAAGACTTCACGACCGACGATGTGATGGTCGAGGAACGTCCCGAAGGCGACAGCGAGGCCTGA
- the rpoB gene encoding DNA-directed RNA polymerase subunit beta, with translation MATKAKSVGQALEATATKRIRKLFGNIHEAVEMPNLIEVQRESYEQFLRSDPSIGYVSGLEKTLRSVFPIRDFAGTAELDFVHYELEAPKYDVEECRQRGITYAAPMKVTLRLIVFEVDSETDTRSVLDIKEQDVYMGDMPLMTENGTFFVNGTERVIVSQMHRSPGVLFDHDRGKTHSSGKFLFAARVIPYRGSWLDFEFDAKDIVNVRIDRKRKLPVTSLLYALGMTGEEILNHFYDRLVFERAENGWKVPFVVENWRGSKPAFDVVDAKTGEVVFAAGHKISPRLANKAAKDGLDTLLIPTEEIFGRYSAYDLINESTGEIYIEAGDEVSAENLEKLDAAGIDKLVLLDIDHNNTGPWIRNTLKADKAEDRDQALSDIYRVMRPGEPPTRETAEALFGGLFFDPERYDLSAVGRVKLNMRLGLDAEDTVTTLRSEDILAVVKELVNLKDGKGEIDDIDNLGNRRVRSVGELLENQYRVGLLRMERAVKERMSSVDVSTVMPNDLINAKPAVAAVREFFGSSQLSQFMDQTNPLSEVTHKRRVSALGPGGLTRERAGFEVRDVHPTHYGRICPIETPEGPNIGLINSLATFARVNKYGFIETPYRKIVDGKVTNEVVYLSAMEEQKHTVAQANADLNPDGSFIDELISAREAGEFLMAPREQITLMDVSPKQLVSVAASLIPFLENDDANRALMGSNMQRQAVPLLRAEAPVVGTGMEETVARDSGAAIAARRGGVIDQVDATRIVIRATDMVEPGKSGVDIYRLQKFQRSNQNTCINQRPLVKVGDVVRAGDIIADGPSTELGELALGKNVLVAFMPWNGYNYEDSILISERIVKDDVFTSIHIEEFEVTARDTRLGPEDITRDIPNVGEEALRNLDEAGIVYIGAEVGPGDILAGKITPKGESPMTPEEKLLRAIFGEKASDVRDTSLRLPPGVSGTVVEVRVFNRHGIDKDERAIAIEREEIERLKQDADDERAILNRATFSSLKDLLIGQTTSAVPKGLKKGDVVTEEMLVELDRADWWKLAVVEDNAQTALEAIKAQYDDAIKRINAKYEDRVEKLQRGDELAPGVLKMVKVFVAVKRKLQPGDKMAGRHGNKGVISRILPNEDMPFLEDGTPVDIVLNPLGVPSRMNVGQILETHLGWASRGLGRQVTQALEDWRDANPDATGGQMPEAVREQLEHVYGAEYLDDIRARDAESIVELASNLKVGVPFATPVFDGAKEADVSNMLALAGLDESGQSDLYDGRTGDKFDRKVTVGYIYMLKLHHLVDDKIHARSIGPYSLVTQQPLGGKAQFGGQRFGEMEVWALQAYGAAYTLQEMLTVKSDDVIGRTKVYEAIVKGDDTFEAGIPESFNVLVKEMRSLGLNVELSSYADEDDEGPEALPEAAE, from the coding sequence ATGGCGACCAAGGCGAAGTCGGTGGGCCAGGCCCTCGAAGCAACCGCGACCAAGCGAATCCGCAAGCTGTTCGGCAATATCCACGAAGCGGTGGAAATGCCCAACCTCATCGAGGTGCAGCGCGAATCCTATGAGCAGTTCCTGCGTTCGGATCCGTCGATCGGTTATGTTTCGGGTCTTGAAAAGACGCTGCGCAGCGTGTTTCCGATCCGCGATTTCGCCGGCACCGCCGAGCTCGACTTCGTTCACTACGAACTCGAAGCGCCGAAATATGACGTCGAAGAATGCCGTCAGCGCGGCATCACCTATGCGGCGCCGATGAAGGTCACGCTGCGCCTGATCGTCTTTGAAGTCGACAGCGAAACCGACACCCGCTCGGTCCTCGATATCAAGGAGCAGGACGTTTACATGGGCGACATGCCGCTCATGACCGAGAACGGCACCTTCTTCGTCAACGGCACCGAGCGCGTTATCGTGTCGCAGATGCACCGTTCGCCGGGTGTGCTCTTCGACCATGACCGCGGCAAGACCCACTCGTCGGGCAAGTTCCTGTTCGCCGCGCGCGTGATCCCCTATCGCGGCTCGTGGCTCGATTTCGAATTCGACGCCAAGGACATCGTCAACGTCCGCATCGATCGCAAGCGCAAGCTGCCGGTCACCAGCCTGCTGTACGCGCTGGGCATGACGGGCGAGGAGATCCTCAACCATTTCTATGACCGCCTGGTGTTCGAGCGTGCCGAAAATGGCTGGAAAGTCCCGTTCGTCGTCGAAAACTGGCGCGGGTCGAAGCCCGCGTTCGACGTGGTCGACGCCAAGACCGGCGAAGTCGTCTTTGCCGCGGGTCACAAGATCAGCCCGCGCCTTGCCAACAAGGCGGCGAAGGACGGTCTCGACACGCTGCTGATCCCGACCGAGGAAATCTTCGGCCGTTACTCGGCCTATGACCTCATCAACGAGTCGACCGGCGAGATCTACATCGAAGCGGGCGACGAAGTGTCGGCCGAGAATCTCGAAAAGCTCGACGCGGCGGGCATCGACAAGCTGGTCCTGCTCGACATCGACCACAACAACACCGGTCCCTGGATCCGCAACACGCTGAAGGCCGACAAGGCCGAGGATCGCGACCAGGCGCTGAGCGACATCTACCGCGTCATGCGCCCCGGCGAGCCGCCGACGCGCGAAACCGCCGAAGCCTTGTTCGGCGGCCTGTTCTTCGACCCCGAGCGGTACGACCTGTCGGCGGTCGGCCGCGTCAAGCTCAACATGCGCCTGGGCCTTGATGCCGAGGACACGGTCACCACGCTGCGCAGCGAGGACATCCTCGCCGTCGTCAAGGAACTGGTAAACCTGAAGGACGGCAAGGGCGAAATCGACGACATCGACAACCTTGGCAACCGCCGCGTCCGTTCGGTCGGCGAATTGCTTGAAAACCAGTATCGCGTCGGCCTGCTCCGCATGGAGCGCGCCGTGAAGGAGCGCATGAGCTCGGTCGATGTGTCGACGGTGATGCCGAACGACCTGATCAACGCGAAGCCTGCGGTCGCCGCGGTGCGCGAATTCTTCGGCTCGTCGCAGCTCTCGCAGTTCATGGACCAGACCAACCCGCTGTCCGAAGTGACGCACAAGCGTCGCGTTTCGGCGCTCGGGCCCGGCGGTCTGACCCGCGAACGCGCTGGCTTCGAAGTGCGCGACGTCCACCCGACGCACTATGGCCGTATCTGTCCGATCGAAACGCCCGAAGGCCCGAATATCGGTCTGATCAACAGCCTCGCCACCTTCGCGCGCGTGAACAAATATGGCTTTATCGAAACGCCGTATCGCAAGATCGTCGACGGCAAGGTGACCAACGAAGTCGTCTACCTTTCGGCGATGGAAGAGCAGAAGCACACCGTTGCGCAGGCGAACGCCGACCTCAACCCCGACGGCAGCTTCATCGACGAGCTGATCTCGGCGCGCGAAGCGGGCGAGTTCCTGATGGCGCCCCGTGAGCAGATCACGCTGATGGACGTGTCGCCGAAGCAGCTGGTTTCGGTTGCGGCATCGCTGATCCCGTTCCTGGAAAACGATGACGCAAACCGCGCGCTGATGGGTTCGAACATGCAGCGTCAGGCGGTTCCGTTGCTGCGGGCCGAAGCGCCTGTGGTCGGCACCGGCATGGAAGAGACGGTTGCCCGCGATTCGGGCGCGGCCATCGCCGCGCGCCGCGGCGGCGTGATCGACCAGGTCGATGCGACGCGTATCGTTATTCGTGCGACCGACATGGTTGAACCCGGCAAGTCGGGCGTCGACATCTATCGCCTGCAGAAGTTCCAGCGGTCGAACCAGAACACCTGCATCAACCAGCGTCCGCTGGTGAAGGTGGGCGATGTGGTCCGCGCCGGCGACATCATCGCCGACGGTCCGTCGACCGAACTTGGCGAACTGGCACTCGGCAAGAATGTGCTCGTCGCGTTCATGCCGTGGAACGGCTATAACTATGAGGACTCGATCCTCATCAGCGAACGCATCGTGAAGGACGACGTCTTCACCTCGATCCACATCGAGGAATTTGAAGTCACCGCGCGCGACACGCGCCTTGGCCCCGAAGACATCACGCGCGACATCCCGAACGTCGGCGAGGAAGCGCTGCGCAACCTCGACGAAGCGGGCATCGTCTATATCGGCGCCGAAGTCGGCCCGGGCGACATTCTGGCCGGCAAGATCACCCCCAAGGGTGAATCGCCGATGACGCCGGAAGAAAAGCTGCTGCGCGCGATCTTCGGCGAAAAGGCCAGCGACGTGCGCGACACCTCGCTCCGCCTGCCACCCGGCGTGTCGGGCACCGTCGTCGAGGTCCGCGTGTTCAACCGCCACGGTATCGACAAGGACGAGCGCGCGATCGCGATCGAACGCGAGGAGATCGAGCGGCTGAAGCAGGACGCCGACGACGAGCGCGCGATCCTCAACCGCGCGACCTTCTCCAGCCTGAAAGACCTGCTGATCGGTCAGACGACCAGCGCGGTGCCGAAGGGCCTGAAGAAGGGCGACGTCGTCACCGAAGAGATGCTGGTCGAACTCGACCGCGCCGACTGGTGGAAGCTCGCGGTGGTCGAGGACAATGCCCAGACGGCGTTGGAAGCGATCAAGGCGCAGTATGACGACGCGATCAAGCGGATCAACGCGAAGTATGAAGACCGCGTCGAAAAGCTGCAGCGCGGCGACGAACTGGCGCCGGGCGTGCTCAAGATGGTCAAGGTCTTCGTCGCAGTGAAGCGCAAGCTGCAGCCGGGCGACAAGATGGCCGGCCGTCACGGCAACAAGGGCGTCATCAGCCGTATCCTGCCGAACGAGGACATGCCGTTCCTCGAAGACGGGACGCCGGTCGACATCGTGCTCAACCCGCTGGGCGTGCCATCGCGCATGAACGTCGGACAGATCCTGGAAACGCACCTTGGCTGGGCTTCGCGCGGCCTGGGGCGGCAGGTCACGCAGGCGCTGGAGGATTGGCGCGACGCCAACCCCGACGCGACCGGCGGACAGATGCCCGAAGCGGTCAGGGAACAGCTCGAGCATGTCTATGGCGCCGAATATCTGGACGACATCCGCGCGCGCGATGCCGAAAGCATCGTCGAGCTGGCGTCGAACCTGAAGGTCGGCGTGCCGTTCGCCACGCCGGTGTTCGACGGCGCGAAGGAAGCCGATGTGTCGAACATGCTGGCGCTGGCGGGGCTCGATGAATCGGGCCAGTCGGACCTGTATGACGGCCGCACCGGCGACAAGTTCGACCGCAAGGTGACCGTGGGCTACATCTATATGCTGAAGCTCCATCACCTTGTTGACGACAAGATCCACGCGCGTTCGATCGGGCCGTACTCGCTTGTTACCCAGCAGCCGCTGGGCGGTAAGGCGCAGTTCGGCGGCCAGCGCTTCGGTGAAATGGAGGTCTGGGCGCTCCAGGCCTATGGCGCAGCGTACACGCTCCAGGAAATGCTGACGGTGAAGTCCGACGACGTGATCGGCCGCACCAAGGTTTACGAAGCGATCGTCAAGGGCGACGACACTTTCGAGGCCGGCATTCCCGAAAGCTTCAACGTGCTCGTCAAGGAAATGCGCTCGCTGGGCCTCAACGTCGAGCTTTCGTCCTATGCGGACGAAGATGACGAAGGTCCGGAAGCCCTTCCCGAAGCCGCCGAATAA